The Panicum virgatum strain AP13 chromosome 5K, P.virgatum_v5, whole genome shotgun sequence genome has a window encoding:
- the LOC120706132 gene encoding Bowman-Birk type wound-induced proteinase inhibitor WIP1-like — protein MKSSTRALLALLVLQTVLISATVAKSNGVGTSAAKKACCSTCTSWSGVYTCDDLLTKCAATCKNCAAVPTDKGTRYRCRDFLPEGCPCKAN, from the exons CGCTCTGCTGGCGCTCCTGGTCCTCCAGACCGTCCTGATCTCTGCCACCGTGGCGAAATCCAACG GCGTGGGCACAAGCGCTGCGAAGAAGGCGTGCTGCTCCACCTGCACCAGCTGGTCGGGCGTCTACACCTGCGACGACCTGCTGACCAAGTGCGCCGCCACATGCAAGaactgcgccgccgtgcccacAGACAAGGGCACCCGCTACAGGTGCCGCGACTTCCTCCCCGAGGGCTGCCCCTGCAAGGCCAACTGA